A portion of the Sabethes cyaneus chromosome 3, idSabCyanKW18_F2, whole genome shotgun sequence genome contains these proteins:
- the LOC128742506 gene encoding polyserase-2-like, protein MAGCSRLLVLLLVTLVIGTTIAQEIAFDDDTCGRQQVSLEGLVKGGFKARAGEWPWHIALFHRIGTSEDFTYQCGGSLVHKYLVVTAAHCVTLRSSRKLKNIADLLVKVGRFNISEEHEEQGREHTVEKIVTHQSYRPITYENDIAILKLEIPTIFTPFVQPICLWKRDDGIVLPNIFDLIGTVVGWGLTDANKTSSLLNTARMPVVSTHECLQSDRNFFGRVLYSKAFCAGFKNGTGVCNGDSGGGMYFQHQGQWYLRGIVSFSSVLSESRICDLKQFVGFADAGLYLDWLYENAPISENSDPILGHPNVRLINQGDCGKNEYEIDFPEERKAIIQQYLWMAQVRHPFEPASYVPCNGVLINKNYILSTKCVDWNQPVSVTLGDYITSQTRDCQQRNDDQYFCLDPAQIVSVSEFYQKDELVLARLSSPAYIGLRNHIKAVCLPITPEQREQVYPKYILTGWKESGNDSQYLQRQIVDAISLQTCQEELAPRQSVSNYTICVRNAEDKAKSPSCNDYQRGTAIQAVEKPSNRYFLYGIQTGISYCSRPEQFIAVAKYIEWILDNLRP, encoded by the exons ATGGCCGGCTGCAGTCGTTTACTAGTGTTACTACTAGTAACTCTAGTTATCGGCACGACGATTGCTCAGGAAATCGCGTTTGACGACGATACTTGCGGCCGACAGCAGGTCTCGTTAGAAGGTTTAGTCAAAGGAGGTTTCAAGGCTCGTGCTGGCGAGTGGCCATGGCACATAGCCCTGTTTCATCGCATCGGAACTAGTGAAGATTTTACCTATCAGTGTGGCGGAAGCTTAGTGCATAAATACTTGGTCGTAACCGCTGCCCATTGTGTAACACTGCGATCGAGCAGGAAGCTGAAAAACATTGCCGATCTACTAGTGAAAGTAGGTCGATTCAACATATCGGAAGAACACGAGGAACAGGGACGGGAGCACACGGTGGAGAAGATTGTGACGCACCAAAGTTATAGACCGATAACGTATGAAAATGATATTGCAATCTTGAAGCTGGAAATTCCCACTATTTTCACACCATTTGTTCAGCCGATATGCTTGTGGAAGCGTGATGATGGAATagtgttgccaaatatttttgaCCTTATCGGAACGGTGGTCGGTTGGGGATTAACGGATGCCAATAAGACGTCTTCGTTGTTAAACACAGCTAGGATGCCGGTTGTGTCCACACATGAGTGCTTGCAGAGTGATCGCAATTTTTTCGGGCGAGTTTTGTACTCTAAGGCGTTTTGTGCCGGATTCAAGAATGGAACCGGAGTTTGTAACGGTGACAGCGGTGGTGGAATGTATTTTCAGCATCAGGGTCAATGGTATTTGCGTGGTATAGTTTCTTTCAGCAGTGTTCTAAGTGAGTCCAGGATATGCGATCTCAAACAGTTCGTAGGCTTTGCCGATGCCGGTCTGTATCTGGATTGGTTATACGAAAACGCACCGATTAGCGAAAACAGCGATCCAATACTTGGTCACCCGAATGTTCGCCTTATCAATCAAGGTGATTGTGGAAAGAATGAATATGAAATCGATTTCCCGGAGGAGAGAAAAGCTATTATACAGCAGTATCTATGGATGGCACAAGTGCGCCATCCTTTCGAACCCGCGAGCTATGTGCCGTGCAACGGAGTTTTGATTAACAAAAACTATATTCTGAGCACTAAATGTGTCGACTGGAA CCAGCCAGTGTCTGTTACTTTGGGAGATTATATCACCAGTCAAACACGAGATTGCCAACAACGGAACGACGACCAATACTTTTGTCTAGATCCAGCTCAAATCGTTAGCGTTTCGGAGTTCTATCAAAAAGACGAGTTGGTTTTGGCGCGTCTTTCTTCACCGGCTTACATTGGCCTTCGAAATCACATAAAAGCCGTCTGCCTGCCGATTACTCCGGAACAACGGGAACAAGTTTACCCGAAGTACATTCTGACCGGTTGGAAGGAGTCGGGCAATGATTCACAGTACCTGCAGCGTCAGATAGTTGATGCCATTAGTTTGCAAACTTGCCAAGAGGAGCTGGCGCCCCGACAGTCAGTCAGCAACTACACAATTTGTGTACGCAACGCTGAGGACAAAGCGAAATCTCCGTCTTGCAACGACTATCAGCGCGGAACGGCGATTCAGGCTGTCGAAAAACCATCTAATCGGTACTTTTTGTACGGTATTCAAACCGGGATTTCGTACTGCAGCAGGCCCGAGCAATTTATTGCGGTTGCCAAATATATTGAATGGATTCTGGACAATTTGAGACCTTGA